Proteins co-encoded in one Aquincola tertiaricarbonis genomic window:
- a CDS encoding BPSS1780 family membrane protein, producing the protein MTFHLHEVAPRQGIAWTREGFRAFFKRPMALASLFISFMFVGVLAMALPAGGLLLVLALPLLSLGYMIATRSALAGGPVHPGQLIEPLRAGAGQPEAQRRRKSLLMLCALYALVTLLIIWLSNSIDGGRFDRLQELMAGGQGTDSANEAEVQRLLADPALVNGLLVRFGLAALLAIPFWHAPALVWWGGQGLAQSLFSSTLAVWRTKGAFFMYGVAWALVVGAFGIITATVFSLIGARQLVGVAAMPAALMFTVAFYVSLYFSFVDTFGQPE; encoded by the coding sequence ATGACGTTCCATCTTCACGAGGTTGCCCCGCGCCAGGGCATCGCCTGGACGCGCGAAGGCTTTCGCGCCTTCTTCAAGCGGCCGATGGCACTGGCCAGCCTGTTCATCAGCTTCATGTTCGTCGGCGTGCTGGCCATGGCGCTGCCGGCCGGCGGCCTGCTGCTGGTGCTGGCGCTGCCGCTGCTGTCGCTGGGCTACATGATCGCCACCCGCTCGGCGCTGGCCGGCGGGCCGGTGCACCCGGGCCAGCTGATCGAGCCGCTGCGCGCGGGCGCCGGCCAGCCCGAGGCCCAGCGCCGCCGCAAGTCGCTGCTGATGCTGTGCGCGCTCTATGCCCTGGTCACGCTGCTCATCATCTGGCTGAGCAACAGCATCGACGGTGGCCGCTTCGACCGCCTGCAGGAGCTGATGGCCGGTGGCCAGGGCACCGACAGCGCGAACGAGGCCGAGGTGCAGCGCCTGCTGGCCGACCCGGCCCTGGTCAACGGCCTGCTGGTGCGCTTCGGCCTGGCGGCGCTGCTGGCCATCCCGTTCTGGCATGCGCCGGCGCTGGTGTGGTGGGGCGGCCAGGGGCTGGCGCAGTCGCTGTTCTCCAGCACGCTGGCGGTGTGGCGCACCAAGGGCGCCTTCTTCATGTACGGCGTGGCCTGGGCGCTGGTGGTGGGCGCCTTCGGCATCATCACCGCCACCGTGTTCTCGCTGATCGGCGCCCGCCAGCTGGTGGGCGTGGCCGCCATGCCCGCCGCACTGATGTTCACCGTGGCCTTCTACGTGTCGCTGTACTTCAGCTTTGTCGATACGTTCGGGCAGCCGGAGTAA
- a CDS encoding ATP-binding protein, producing MDATTLLITNALLSSAAAVVMAVVLCTRRTYPGFGFWTGGIACLALGAALLVPGVLPPTWATRVGRNAVLMTGHLMLLRGMLQFRGWRVGPGLEAAVALAFLLPFSYLSLDAGQLGARIVCYCLFSAAINSATVAVTLRRRPPYFGSNDRLLALWLLLFALITLVRAAQELADVSTAFETIKSFGSVYALAQILSVQLVTLTLVSINSQRIEADHRAGAADLQQREQQLRLIGDNLPAGFIYRYTLADGHRHFDHVSSGIQRTFGLSPADVMRDASPLFAMLAPEMQPRYAEEEARSAAQLTDFHATQRFNLPDGTVRWLDVRSHPQRRPDGAIFWDGVALDVTDTMAARAKVVRQAGFYRCLSQCNAAVARSDSQATLFAAVCDAIIEAAGMRLAWVSLADADGRLQLQAQAGAPADLPQRLLAESPAPMQAPMQAPDEQALRSGEPLWCQHLPTDAPAQAWQTLATQAELQALAALPVRRGGRVVGALTICAGETQAFDPETRHLLVDLAANISFALDNFDREADRRQAQQALDAHRQQLEETVERRTAQLAEARQRAEAASLAKTAFLANMSHEIRTPLNAMIGMAHLIRREDLSPRQADRLLKLEVAARHLLEVLNAVLDLSKIEAGKMTLETVPLRVESTVSNVLSMLGERAEARQLRLHSEVDHMPRDLLGDPTRLQQALLNYANNAIKFTDRGSVTLRARLLEKDGRSALLRFEVEDTGTGIDPEAMPRLFEPFEQADRARTRRAGGTGLGLAITRRLARLMGGDAGATSRPGGGSTFWFTARLQRSAAGVDAAAPRPEGDAEEALRRRHAGTRVLVAEDNPVNAEVAQAILEEAGLLVDVATNGEMAVAMALQGGYRLVLMDMQMPVLDGLDACREIRRQMPNDTLPVIAMTANAFAEDRALCEAAGMDDFISKPVDPAALYRLLLHWLDGRPTKDG from the coding sequence GTGGATGCGACCACGCTGTTGATCACCAACGCGCTGCTGTCTTCGGCAGCCGCCGTGGTGATGGCCGTGGTGCTGTGCACCCGCAGGACCTACCCCGGCTTCGGCTTCTGGACGGGCGGCATCGCCTGCCTGGCGCTGGGCGCGGCGCTGCTGGTGCCGGGCGTGCTGCCCCCCACGTGGGCCACCCGGGTGGGCCGCAATGCGGTGCTGATGACCGGCCACCTGATGCTGCTGCGCGGCATGCTGCAGTTCCGCGGCTGGCGCGTCGGCCCGGGGCTGGAGGCGGCGGTGGCGCTGGCGTTCCTGCTGCCCTTCAGCTACCTGAGCCTGGACGCCGGACAGCTGGGCGCCCGCATCGTCTGCTATTGCCTCTTCTCGGCCGCCATCAACAGCGCCACCGTGGCCGTCACCTTGCGGCGGCGCCCACCCTACTTCGGCTCCAACGACCGCTTGCTGGCGCTGTGGCTGCTGCTGTTTGCGCTGATCACGCTGGTGCGGGCGGCCCAGGAGCTGGCCGACGTCAGCACCGCCTTCGAAACCATCAAGAGCTTCGGCAGCGTCTACGCACTGGCGCAGATCCTGTCGGTGCAGCTGGTCACGCTGACGCTGGTGAGCATCAACTCCCAGCGCATCGAGGCAGACCACCGGGCCGGCGCGGCCGACCTGCAGCAGCGCGAACAGCAGCTGCGCCTGATCGGCGACAACCTGCCGGCCGGCTTCATCTACCGCTACACGCTGGCCGATGGCCACCGCCACTTCGACCATGTCAGCAGCGGCATCCAGCGCACCTTCGGCCTGTCGCCCGCCGACGTGATGCGTGACGCCAGCCCACTGTTCGCGATGCTGGCGCCCGAGATGCAGCCGCGCTACGCCGAGGAAGAGGCCCGCAGCGCCGCCCAGCTGACCGACTTCCACGCCACGCAGCGCTTCAACCTGCCTGACGGCACGGTGCGCTGGCTGGACGTGCGATCGCACCCGCAGCGCCGCCCCGACGGCGCCATCTTCTGGGACGGCGTGGCGCTCGACGTCACCGACACCATGGCTGCGCGAGCCAAGGTCGTGCGGCAGGCCGGCTTCTACCGCTGCCTGTCGCAGTGCAACGCAGCGGTGGCGCGCAGCGACAGCCAGGCCACGCTGTTCGCTGCGGTGTGCGACGCCATCATCGAAGCAGCCGGCATGCGCCTGGCCTGGGTGAGCCTGGCCGATGCCGATGGCCGCCTGCAGCTGCAGGCCCAGGCCGGCGCGCCCGCGGACCTGCCGCAGCGCCTGCTGGCGGAGAGCCCCGCACCTATGCAAGCGCCCATGCAGGCGCCCGATGAGCAGGCCCTGCGCAGCGGCGAGCCGCTGTGGTGCCAGCACCTGCCCACCGACGCCCCTGCGCAAGCCTGGCAGACCCTGGCGACACAGGCCGAGTTGCAGGCCCTGGCCGCGCTGCCGGTGCGCCGTGGCGGGCGCGTGGTGGGTGCGCTGACCATCTGCGCCGGCGAGACCCAGGCCTTCGACCCTGAGACTCGGCACCTGCTGGTGGACCTGGCAGCCAACATCAGCTTTGCGCTCGACAACTTCGACCGAGAAGCCGACCGCCGGCAAGCCCAGCAGGCGCTGGACGCCCACCGCCAGCAGCTGGAGGAGACGGTGGAGCGCCGCACCGCCCAGCTGGCCGAGGCCCGCCAGCGCGCCGAGGCTGCCAGCCTGGCCAAGACCGCCTTCCTGGCCAACATGAGCCACGAGATCCGCACGCCGCTGAACGCGATGATCGGCATGGCCCACCTGATCCGGCGCGAGGACCTGAGCCCCCGGCAGGCCGACCGCCTGCTCAAGCTGGAGGTGGCGGCCCGCCACCTGCTGGAAGTGCTGAACGCCGTGCTCGACCTGTCGAAGATCGAGGCCGGCAAGATGACGCTGGAGACGGTGCCGCTGCGGGTGGAATCCACCGTGTCCAACGTGCTGTCGATGCTTGGCGAGCGGGCCGAGGCCCGGCAGCTGCGGCTGCACAGCGAGGTGGACCACATGCCGCGCGACCTGCTGGGCGACCCCACGCGGCTGCAGCAGGCCTTGCTGAACTACGCCAACAACGCCATCAAGTTCACCGACCGCGGCAGCGTGACCCTGCGCGCGCGTCTGCTGGAAAAAGACGGCCGCAGCGCGCTGCTGCGCTTCGAGGTCGAAGACACCGGCACCGGCATCGACCCCGAGGCCATGCCGCGGCTGTTCGAGCCGTTCGAGCAGGCCGACCGTGCCCGCACGCGGCGCGCTGGCGGCACCGGGCTGGGCCTGGCCATCACCCGCCGGCTGGCCAGGCTGATGGGCGGCGATGCGGGCGCCACCAGCCGGCCGGGCGGTGGCAGCACCTTCTGGTTCACGGCGCGGCTGCAGCGTTCAGCGGCCGGCGTCGATGCCGCGGCGCCGCGGCCTGAGGGCGATGCCGAGGAGGCGCTGCGCCGCCGCCATGCCGGCACGCGGGTGCTGGTGGCCGAGGACAACCCCGTCAATGCCGAGGTGGCGCAGGCCATCCTGGAGGAAGCGGGCCTGCTGGTGGACGTGGCCACGAACGGCGAGATGGCCGTGGCCATGGCGCTGCAGGGTGGCTACCGCCTGGTGCTGATGGACATGCAGATGCCGGTGCTGGACGGCCTGGACGCCTGCCGCGAGATCCGCCGGCAGATGCCGAACGACACGCTGCCGGTGATCGCGATGACCGCCAACGCCTTTGCCGAGGACCGCGCGCTGTGCGAGGCCGCCGGCATGGACGACTTCATCAGCAAGCCGGTGGACCCGGCGGCGCTGTACCGGCTGCTGCTGCACTGGCTGGATGGACGACCTACGAAAGACGGCTAA
- a CDS encoding RES family NAD+ phosphorylase codes for MKLADLEYLAPHLLAQGQSLFRTQRTALVGESVARGPLHLAPIGSLSGRFDLARVPCAYLAEAPDTALLEAVFRRESTGVSIAGLQFRELLAVQTRSEFVLGDLRPHASAWPVLQSLRFSETQALAAEAKQAGFSGLIYRSAQHFAQDCVVLFDPPAGAMKALWRTPLANRQGAVSKWVAEVARRSLVPLVP; via the coding sequence ATGAAGCTCGCAGACCTCGAATACCTTGCACCTCATCTCCTGGCCCAGGGCCAATCCCTGTTCCGCACGCAGCGCACTGCTTTGGTTGGAGAAAGCGTCGCGCGCGGTCCCTTGCACCTTGCGCCGATCGGCTCACTCTCTGGTCGATTCGACCTTGCCAGGGTCCCATGCGCCTACTTGGCGGAGGCGCCAGACACTGCATTGCTCGAGGCGGTTTTCCGACGCGAAAGCACCGGCGTGTCCATCGCCGGGCTTCAGTTCCGTGAGCTACTCGCTGTTCAGACGCGGTCTGAGTTCGTTCTGGGCGACCTTCGGCCACACGCATCAGCATGGCCGGTGCTGCAGTCGCTGCGCTTCTCCGAGACACAAGCGCTTGCCGCAGAGGCCAAGCAGGCGGGCTTCAGCGGGTTGATCTACCGCTCTGCACAGCACTTCGCACAAGACTGCGTGGTGCTGTTCGACCCTCCCGCAGGGGCCATGAAAGCCCTGTGGCGCACTCCCCTTGCCAACCGTCAAGGCGCGGTAAGCAAGTGGGTCGCCGAGGTGGCTCGGCGCTCGCTGGTCCCGCTGGTACCCTAA
- a CDS encoding amidase family protein, with the protein MTRAPDSTFFAGRRRWLALGTSSLMLAVLAACGGDDGVYLDPNRKPFPLVETTVAQFHEAMSKGQVSCRDIVQGYLNRISAYDKDPSTAFPSSPALKSVILANPKALAEADALDQRYFGSGRLAGPLHCVPVIVKDNVDTGDMPTTAGSLALAANQPPDDAFIVKNMKAKGAIVLGKANLDEFAFGFGGASALGGRVANAYIPANSPGGSSSGTGTAVAASLAMIGIGTDTGGSVRVPSAVEGLFGIRPTLRLVSQDGIVPLAHSQDTAGPLCRAVADCALLLDAMVGYDASAFSGQRSAKAYDAPLVADAAAYATMTQVPKSYTAELKADGLKGARIGVVRAMFPTATAANQAFLDTLEAALTRMREAGAIVEDVVITDNRIVIGAASAPIEGNPGSFASLSAYEFSADLTAYLSSWPSTTDQHLRSTQEVATALAAFPSEATVLRSFNGYLANGAALSDTTSAAYLTWQRNLKPRDAYVIPRVLAALDNKDFATGTAKGPAYDVLVYPVLQGFNGASVNSGSNNRLSPFSGFPAMAFPAGFAKATASATVAEPVAFEMLGREFAEGTLIRLGYAWEMLAKPRVAPPTTPEL; encoded by the coding sequence ATGACCCGAGCCCCCGATTCCACGTTCTTCGCTGGCCGCCGCCGCTGGCTGGCCCTGGGCACCAGCAGCCTGATGCTGGCCGTGCTGGCCGCCTGCGGCGGCGACGATGGCGTCTATCTCGATCCCAACCGCAAGCCGTTCCCGCTGGTGGAAACCACGGTGGCCCAGTTCCATGAGGCCATGAGCAAGGGCCAGGTGTCCTGCCGCGACATCGTGCAGGGCTACCTGAATCGGATTTCCGCCTACGACAAGGACCCGAGCACCGCTTTTCCGTCCAGCCCCGCGCTCAAGAGCGTGATCCTGGCCAACCCCAAGGCGCTGGCCGAGGCCGATGCGCTGGACCAGCGCTACTTCGGCAGCGGCCGCCTGGCCGGCCCGCTGCACTGCGTGCCGGTGATCGTCAAGGACAACGTCGACACCGGCGACATGCCCACCACCGCCGGCTCGCTGGCGCTGGCGGCCAACCAGCCGCCGGACGACGCCTTCATCGTCAAGAACATGAAGGCCAAGGGTGCCATCGTGCTGGGCAAGGCCAACCTCGATGAGTTCGCCTTCGGCTTCGGCGGCGCCTCGGCGCTGGGCGGCCGCGTGGCCAATGCCTACATCCCGGCCAACAGCCCGGGTGGCTCGTCGTCGGGCACCGGCACCGCGGTGGCGGCCAGCCTGGCGATGATCGGCATCGGCACCGACACCGGCGGTTCGGTGCGTGTGCCTTCGGCGGTGGAAGGCCTCTTCGGCATCCGGCCCACGCTCCGCCTGGTCAGCCAGGACGGCATCGTGCCGCTGGCCCACTCGCAGGACACGGCGGGCCCGCTGTGCCGTGCGGTGGCCGACTGCGCGCTGCTGCTCGATGCGATGGTGGGCTACGACGCCAGCGCCTTCAGCGGTCAGCGCAGCGCCAAGGCCTACGACGCGCCGCTGGTGGCCGACGCCGCCGCCTACGCCACGATGACCCAGGTGCCCAAGAGCTACACCGCCGAGCTGAAGGCCGATGGCCTGAAGGGCGCACGCATCGGCGTCGTGCGGGCGATGTTCCCCACCGCCACCGCGGCCAACCAGGCCTTCCTCGACACGCTGGAAGCCGCGCTGACCAGGATGCGCGAAGCCGGCGCCATCGTGGAAGACGTGGTCATCACCGACAACCGCATCGTCATCGGCGCGGCGTCGGCGCCGATCGAAGGCAACCCGGGCAGCTTCGCCAGCCTGTCGGCCTACGAGTTCTCGGCCGACCTGACGGCCTACCTGTCGTCCTGGCCTTCCACCACCGACCAGCACCTGCGCAGCACGCAGGAGGTGGCCACCGCGCTGGCGGCCTTCCCGTCGGAGGCCACGGTGCTGCGCTCATTCAACGGCTACCTGGCCAATGGCGCCGCGTTGTCCGACACCACCAGCGCTGCCTACCTGACCTGGCAGCGCAACCTGAAGCCGCGTGACGCCTACGTGATCCCGCGGGTGCTGGCCGCGCTGGACAACAAGGACTTTGCCACCGGCACCGCCAAGGGCCCCGCATACGACGTGCTGGTGTACCCGGTGCTGCAGGGCTTCAACGGTGCCAGCGTCAACTCGGGCAGCAACAACCGGTTGAGCCCGTTCAGCGGCTTCCCGGCCATGGCCTTCCCGGCCGGCTTCGCCAAGGCCACGGCCAGCGCCACGGTGGCCGAGCCGGTGGCCTTCGAGATGCTGGGCCGCGAGTTCGCCGAGGGCACGCTGATCCGCCTGGGCTATGCCTGGGAGATGCTGGCCAAGCCGCGCGTGGCGCCGCCCACCACGCCGGAGCTGTAA
- a CDS encoding UvrD-helicase domain-containing protein, with protein sequence MQDDPLLRNLNPEQLAAVTLPAQPALILAGAGSGKTRVLTTRIAWLLQQGAITPGGVMAVTFTNKAAKEMMTRLSAMLPVNVRGMWIGTFHGLCNRFLRAHWKLAGLPQSFQILDTADQLSAVKRIVKAMNLDEERYVPKQLSWFIAGSKEEGLRPRDVPVRDEHTRKMVEVYQAYEDQCQREGVVDFAELMLRTYELLRDNDPLRAHYQHRFSHVLVDEFQDTNRLQYAWLKMFAPPGNGQGVFAVGDDDQSIYGFRGALVGNMADFEREYRVERVVKLEQNYRSFGNILDAANALIAHNSRRLGKNLRTDAGPGEPVRVVESTSDFGEAQWVLEEIQQLHRGGLARKEIALLYRSNAQSRVIESALFNAGIPYRVYGGLRFFERAEVKHALAYLRLIENPNDDTSFLRVVNFPARGIGARTIEQLQDAARGTGRSLYQSVGAVAGKGGSNLAGFVGLVERLRERTRGLTLREIIEHMLHDAGLIDFYRTEKEGQDRIENLEELVNAAEAFVTQEGFGKDAVALPVDEHAPGTLSGDAPAPGPDLTPDAETGEIVSPLAAFLTHAALEAGDNQAQAGQDAVQLMTVHSAKGLEFDAVFITGMEEGLFPHENALSDSDGLEEERRLMYVAITRARQRLYLSFSQTRMLHGQTRYNVKSRFFDELPEHALKWLTPKQQGFGSGFAREYQQAWQRGSGFGSMVGAGRVAPAPPPLVPKAPSHGLRVGQSVFHTKFGEGLILTLEGQGDDARAQVNFGRHGMKWLALSVAKLTPVD encoded by the coding sequence ATGCAAGACGACCCGCTGCTGCGCAACCTGAACCCTGAACAACTGGCCGCGGTGACGCTGCCAGCCCAGCCGGCCCTGATCCTGGCCGGTGCCGGTTCGGGCAAGACCCGCGTGCTGACCACCCGCATCGCCTGGCTGCTGCAGCAGGGCGCCATCACGCCCGGCGGCGTCATGGCCGTCACCTTCACCAACAAGGCCGCCAAGGAGATGATGACGCGGCTGTCTGCCATGCTGCCCGTCAACGTGCGCGGCATGTGGATCGGCACCTTCCACGGCCTGTGCAACCGCTTCTTGCGCGCGCACTGGAAACTGGCGGGCCTGCCGCAGTCGTTCCAGATCCTGGACACGGCCGACCAGCTGTCGGCGGTCAAGCGCATCGTCAAGGCGATGAACCTGGACGAAGAGCGCTATGTGCCCAAGCAGCTGAGCTGGTTCATCGCCGGCAGCAAGGAAGAAGGCCTGCGCCCGCGCGACGTGCCGGTGCGCGACGAGCACACCCGCAAGATGGTGGAGGTGTACCAGGCCTACGAAGACCAGTGCCAGCGCGAAGGCGTGGTCGACTTTGCCGAGCTGATGCTGCGTACGTATGAGCTGCTGCGCGACAACGACCCGCTGCGCGCGCACTACCAGCACCGCTTCAGCCATGTGCTGGTAGACGAGTTCCAGGACACCAACCGGCTGCAGTACGCGTGGCTGAAGATGTTCGCGCCCCCCGGCAACGGCCAGGGCGTGTTCGCGGTGGGAGACGACGACCAGAGCATCTACGGCTTCCGGGGTGCGCTGGTGGGCAACATGGCCGACTTCGAGCGCGAGTACCGCGTCGAGCGGGTGGTCAAGCTGGAGCAGAACTACCGCTCCTTCGGCAACATCCTCGACGCCGCCAATGCGCTGATCGCCCACAACAGCCGCCGCCTGGGCAAGAACCTGCGCACCGATGCCGGCCCTGGCGAGCCGGTGCGCGTGGTGGAAAGCACCAGCGACTTCGGCGAGGCGCAGTGGGTGCTGGAAGAGATCCAGCAGCTGCACCGCGGCGGCCTGGCGCGCAAGGAAATCGCGCTCCTCTACCGCAGCAATGCGCAGTCGCGGGTGATCGAGAGTGCGCTGTTCAATGCCGGCATTCCGTACCGCGTGTACGGCGGTCTGCGCTTTTTCGAGCGCGCCGAAGTCAAGCATGCGCTGGCCTACCTGCGGCTGATCGAGAACCCGAACGACGACACCAGCTTTCTGCGGGTGGTCAACTTTCCGGCCCGCGGCATCGGCGCGCGCACCATCGAGCAGCTGCAGGACGCCGCCCGCGGCACCGGCCGCAGCCTGTACCAGAGCGTGGGCGCGGTGGCCGGCAAGGGCGGCAGCAATCTGGCCGGCTTCGTCGGCCTGGTCGAGCGCCTGCGCGAGCGCACCCGTGGCCTGACGCTGCGCGAGATCATCGAGCACATGCTGCACGATGCCGGCCTGATCGACTTCTACCGCACCGAGAAGGAAGGCCAGGACCGCATCGAGAACCTGGAGGAACTGGTCAACGCCGCCGAGGCCTTCGTCACGCAGGAGGGCTTCGGCAAGGACGCGGTGGCGCTGCCGGTGGACGAGCATGCGCCCGGCACGCTGAGCGGCGATGCGCCCGCACCCGGCCCCGACCTGACGCCCGATGCCGAGACCGGCGAGATCGTCTCGCCGCTGGCGGCCTTCCTCACCCACGCGGCGCTGGAGGCCGGCGACAACCAGGCCCAGGCCGGCCAGGACGCGGTGCAGCTGATGACCGTGCACTCGGCCAAGGGCCTGGAGTTCGATGCGGTGTTCATCACCGGCATGGAAGAGGGCCTGTTCCCGCACGAGAACGCGCTGAGCGACAGCGACGGGCTGGAAGAAGAGCGGCGGCTGATGTACGTGGCCATTACCCGGGCACGGCAGCGGCTGTACCTGAGCTTCAGCCAGACCCGCATGCTGCACGGCCAGACGCGCTACAACGTCAAGAGCCGCTTCTTCGACGAGCTGCCCGAGCATGCGCTGAAGTGGCTCACGCCCAAGCAGCAGGGCTTCGGCTCGGGCTTTGCGCGCGAGTACCAGCAGGCCTGGCAGCGTGGCAGCGGCTTCGGCTCGATGGTGGGCGCCGGCCGCGTGGCCCCGGCGCCGCCGCCGCTGGTGCCCAAGGCGCCCAGCCATGGCCTGCGGGTGGGCCAGTCGGTGTTCCACACCAAGTTCGGCGAAGGCCTGATCCTGACGCTGGAAGGCCAGGGCGACGATGCCCGCGCGCAGGTGAACTTCGGCCGCCACGGCATGAAGTGGCTGGCGCTGTCGGTGGCCAAGCTGACGCCGGTGGATTGA
- a CDS encoding PhoX family protein, producing the protein MIKPNDYELRYVDPDTVDHNPTRNASFDTVLQARLSRRSILRGSIGTAATALLGGIGLSACGSDSDDDTPQMVTALSFTPVAKSVADVCSVPTGYTATVIYALGDPLTASTTAYKNDGTDGDFDNRAGDHHDGMEYFGLSSDGTRRDPNGSDRGLLAMNHEATSHAGNERASAFVHANGGTNTLPRPAAEIDREVPLHGVSIVEVRKTNGVFGTVQSSGYNRRITPLTPVELSGAARGNALMKTRFSTTGTSARGTLNNCGTGITPWGTLLTGEENWAGYFFRSSTDNAARGDKSVTSLNRYGRTQGSASRHGWETGGTDDKYVRWNISKTGTSADGSDDYRNELNTFGYLVEIDPYDKTKAIKKRTSLGRFAHESAAFSKLVEGKPLAVYMGDDSRGEYIYKWVSAANWAAADANASDRVAVGDKYLDSGKLYVAKFNADGSGTWIELSIDNATIKNYTGYAFADQADVVVNARLAADAVGATKMDRPEWCATHPTTGEVYFTLTNNSNRKVDASGSSQMVVDAANPRAYTDSYAGGAAGSPGNLNGHIVRVAETGGDAAATGFKWDVYLFGAESGADAGKVNLSSLTADQDFSSPDGLWFSKASGLCWIQTDDGAYTDVTNCMMLAGIPGTVGDGAAKTLAYTKADGSALNVTTYVGKTPTPATLRRFLVGPKDCELTGCTETPDGQTLFVNIQHPGETITSANVADPSKYLSHWPGNAGYGAGGTTARPRSATVAITKNGGGVVGS; encoded by the coding sequence TTGATCAAGCCGAACGACTACGAACTGCGCTACGTCGACCCCGATACCGTCGACCACAACCCCACCCGCAACGCCAGCTTTGACACGGTGCTGCAGGCGCGGCTGTCGCGCCGCTCCATCCTGCGCGGCAGCATCGGCACGGCCGCCACCGCGCTGCTGGGCGGCATCGGCCTGTCGGCCTGCGGCAGCGACAGCGACGACGACACCCCGCAGATGGTGACGGCGCTGTCTTTCACCCCCGTGGCCAAGAGCGTGGCCGACGTCTGCAGCGTGCCCACCGGCTACACGGCCACCGTGATCTACGCGCTGGGTGACCCGCTGACCGCCAGCACCACCGCCTACAAGAACGACGGCACCGACGGCGACTTCGACAACCGCGCCGGCGATCACCACGACGGCATGGAGTACTTCGGCCTGTCGTCCGACGGCACCCGCCGCGACCCCAACGGCTCCGACCGTGGCCTGCTGGCCATGAACCACGAAGCCACCAGCCACGCCGGCAACGAGCGCGCATCGGCCTTCGTGCATGCCAACGGCGGCACCAACACGCTGCCGCGCCCGGCCGCCGAAATCGACCGCGAAGTGCCGCTGCACGGGGTGTCGATCGTGGAGGTGCGCAAGACCAACGGTGTCTTCGGCACCGTGCAATCCTCTGGCTACAACCGCCGCATCACGCCGCTCACCCCGGTGGAGCTGTCCGGCGCCGCCCGCGGCAACGCGCTGATGAAGACCCGCTTCTCCACCACGGGCACCAGCGCCCGCGGCACGCTGAACAACTGCGGCACCGGCATCACGCCCTGGGGCACGCTGCTCACCGGCGAAGAGAACTGGGCCGGCTACTTCTTCCGCTCCAGCACCGACAACGCGGCCCGCGGCGACAAGAGCGTGACTTCGCTCAACCGCTACGGCCGCACGCAGGGCTCGGCCAGCCGCCACGGCTGGGAAACCGGCGGTACCGACGACAAGTACGTGCGCTGGAACATCAGCAAGACGGGCACCTCGGCCGACGGCAGCGACGACTACCGCAACGAGCTGAACACCTTCGGCTACCTGGTCGAGATCGACCCGTACGACAAGACCAAGGCCATCAAGAAGCGCACCTCGCTGGGCCGCTTCGCGCACGAGAGCGCCGCCTTCAGCAAGCTGGTGGAAGGCAAGCCGCTGGCCGTGTACATGGGCGACGACTCGCGCGGCGAGTACATCTACAAGTGGGTGTCGGCCGCCAACTGGGCCGCCGCCGATGCCAACGCCAGCGACCGCGTGGCCGTGGGCGACAAGTACCTGGACAGCGGCAAGCTGTATGTGGCCAAGTTCAATGCCGATGGAAGCGGCACCTGGATCGAGCTGTCGATCGACAACGCCACCATCAAGAACTACACCGGCTACGCCTTTGCCGACCAGGCCGACGTGGTGGTGAATGCCCGCCTGGCGGCCGACGCCGTGGGCGCCACCAAGATGGACCGCCCGGAGTGGTGCGCCACGCACCCCACCACCGGCGAGGTGTACTTCACCCTCACCAACAACAGCAACCGCAAGGTGGACGCCAGCGGCAGCTCGCAGATGGTGGTGGACGCGGCCAACCCGCGCGCCTACACCGACAGCTACGCCGGCGGTGCCGCCGGCTCGCCGGGCAACCTCAACGGCCACATCGTGCGCGTGGCCGAGACCGGCGGCGACGCCGCGGCCACCGGCTTCAAGTGGGACGTGTACCTGTTTGGTGCCGAGTCGGGTGCCGATGCCGGCAAGGTGAACCTGTCGTCGCTGACCGCCGACCAGGACTTCTCCAGCCCCGACGGCCTGTGGTTCAGCAAGGCCAGCGGCCTGTGCTGGATCCAGACCGACGACGGCGCCTACACCGACGTCACCAACTGCATGATGCTGGCCGGCATCCCTGGCACGGTGGGCGACGGCGCCGCCAAGACGCTGGCCTACACCAAGGCCGACGGCAGCGCGCTGAACGTGACCACCTACGTGGGCAAGACGCCGACCCCGGCGACGCTGCGCCGCTTCCTGGTGGGCCCGAAGGACTGCGAGCTGACCGGCTGCACCGAGACGCCGGACGGCCAGACGCTGTTCGTCAACATCCAGCACCCGGGTGAGACCATCACCTCCGCCAACGTGGCGGACCCCAGCAAGTACCTGAGCCACTGGCCGGGCAACGCCGGCTACGGCGCCGGCGGCACCACCGCCCGCCCGCGCTCGGCCACCGTCGCCATCACCAAGAACGGTGGCGGCGTGGTGGGCAGCTGA